The following coding sequences lie in one Biomphalaria glabrata chromosome 18, xgBioGlab47.1, whole genome shotgun sequence genomic window:
- the LOC106059044 gene encoding kinesin-like protein KIF15 yields the protein MNKGVFVDGLIEQVICNPRDAYQLIIKGWLNRRVAPTSMNREGSHSQAIFTAKIESKEEVGGFQKSNISQINLIHLAGSERQKATNTDSTWLKNHESQLTAKEEELQRVNMTLQKFEKDNKVLQAVLKHTEVCEQKAPEVPNFQVIKKIESAYSCKKEEFERSIFGKDKKSS from the exons ATGAACAAAGGTGTCTTTGTAGATGGACTCATTGAGCAAGTTATCTGCAACCCAAGAGATGCTTATCAG TTAATAATCAAGGGCTGGTTGAATCGTAGAGTAGCTCCTACTTCCATGAACAGAGAGGGTTCGCACTCTCAGGCTATTTTTACAGCTAAAATAGAGTCAAAG GAGGAAGTAGGTGGTTTCCAAAAAAGCAATATATCACAGATAAATCTAATTCATCTGGCAGgatcagagagacagaaagctaCCAACACTGACAGCACTTGGCtcaaa AATCATGAATCTCAGCTGACAGCCAAAGAAGAAGAACTGCAAAGAGTGAACATGACTCTTCAG aaatttgaaaaaGACAACAAAGTTTTACAAGCTGTGTTGAAGCACACAGAAG tttgtgagcaGAAAGCTCCTGAAGTGCCAAATTTTCAAGTTATTAAGAAAATTGAATCAGCCTATAGCTGCAAGAAGGAAGAGTTTGAGAGGTCAATCTTTGGCAAAGAT aaaaaaagtagcTGA